One Phycisphaeraceae bacterium genomic window carries:
- a CDS encoding D-alanine--D-alanine ligase — MTSQAHVLVLCGGPDAEREVSLRGGAAVADALNASSDFTAEKVVIDRISARDLRARPADVVWPLLHGPWGEGGPMQDILEADGRPYVGCGPSAARLAMDKLATKLAAARAELFVPGGGVFNPDDDEPPIRLPLVLKPNFEGSTIGLHICRTREEWVLARDATRASGRAALIEPFIKGRELTAGLIDSGEGLTALPLIEITPKDGFYDYEAKYNRNDTRYVVEPDLDPWLVHEIQRASLTLARELGVRHLARADFILPDEPVRGNTIEPVLLEINTMPGFTDHSLVPMASKHIGLEMPDLCAQLARCAMRDSHAVHH, encoded by the coding sequence GTGACGAGCCAAGCACACGTCCTCGTGCTCTGCGGCGGGCCGGACGCCGAGCGAGAGGTCTCGCTGCGCGGCGGCGCCGCCGTCGCCGACGCGCTCAACGCCTCGTCTGACTTCACCGCTGAGAAGGTCGTCATCGATCGGATAAGCGCCCGCGATCTGCGCGCGCGACCGGCCGATGTCGTCTGGCCCCTGCTCCACGGCCCCTGGGGCGAGGGCGGGCCGATGCAGGACATCCTTGAGGCGGACGGGCGCCCGTACGTGGGCTGCGGCCCGTCGGCGGCGCGCCTCGCGATGGACAAGCTCGCGACGAAACTCGCCGCCGCCCGCGCGGAGCTCTTCGTCCCGGGGGGCGGCGTGTTCAACCCCGACGACGACGAGCCCCCCATCCGGCTGCCGCTGGTGCTGAAGCCGAACTTCGAGGGCTCGACGATCGGCCTGCACATCTGCAGGACTCGCGAGGAATGGGTTCTCGCGCGAGACGCGACCCGTGCGTCGGGGCGCGCCGCGCTGATCGAGCCGTTCATCAAGGGGCGAGAGCTCACCGCCGGGCTCATCGACAGCGGCGAGGGGCTGACGGCGCTGCCTCTGATCGAGATCACGCCCAAGGACGGCTTCTACGACTACGAAGCGAAGTACAACCGCAACGACACGCGGTACGTCGTCGAGCCCGACCTCGACCCGTGGCTCGTGCACGAGATCCAGCGCGCGTCGCTCACGCTCGCGCGCGAGCTGGGCGTGCGCCACCTCGCGCGGGCCGATTTCATCCTGCCGGACGAGCCCGTCCGGGGAAACACGATCGAGCCAGTGCTGCTCGAAATCAACACCATGCCGGGGTTCACCGACCACTCGCTCGTCCCGATGGCCTCGAAGCACATCGGGCTCGAGATGCCCGACCTGTGCGCGCAGCTCGCGCGATGCGCGATGCGCGACAGCCACGCGGTCCACCACTGA
- a CDS encoding tRNA (cytidine(34)-2'-O)-methyltransferase encodes MPRTTNNPLFHVVLHEPEIPNNTGNIGRTCVATGCALHLVRPLGFDTSEHALRRAGLDYWKRLAPREHDDWSEWVRYWDALPTRSDGTPRAPTQWAFTTKSARPVWDADLRPGDALVFGKETRGLPDSLVDDFVRADRALCLPMLQGERSLNVATAVCAVVLEALRQCAARAEITLDPDGRYTLQ; translated from the coding sequence ATGCCCCGCACCACCAACAACCCGCTCTTCCACGTCGTCCTCCACGAGCCCGAGATCCCCAACAACACCGGGAACATCGGAAGAACCTGCGTCGCGACGGGTTGCGCGCTCCACCTCGTGCGCCCCCTCGGCTTCGACACCAGCGAGCACGCGCTCCGGCGCGCCGGGCTCGACTACTGGAAACGCCTCGCGCCGCGCGAGCACGACGACTGGAGCGAGTGGGTCCGGTATTGGGACGCGCTCCCCACTCGCAGCGACGGCACGCCGCGCGCACCCACCCAGTGGGCCTTCACCACCAAATCCGCGCGCCCGGTGTGGGACGCCGACCTCCGCCCGGGAGACGCGCTCGTCTTCGGCAAGGAAACACGAGGCCTGCCCGACTCTCTCGTCGACGACTTCGTGCGCGCCGATCGCGCGCTCTGCCTCCCCATGCTCCAAGGCGAACGCTCCCTCAATGTCGCCACCGCCGTCTGCGCCGTCGTCCTCGAAGCGCTGCGCCAGTGCGCCGCGCGCGCCGAGATCACGCTCGACCCCGACGGTCGCTACACGCTTCAGTGA
- a CDS encoding 5-formyltetrahydrofolate cyclo-ligase, with amino-acid sequence MSESLVQAKAALRDEMRRQLSAVSAEQASAMSLSVCRRVIAHDAFLNSDTIMMYLPLPNEVDVSAVALRCFQTGRTVCVPRVDWERKRMTAIEVRDFETGLQETRNGVREPVSGRPIPLEQIGLVLAPGLAFDALGSRLGRGGGFYDRFLSGDPSNERLRSHRWFTAGVCFDFQVVDRVPTDELDIRLDAVVTDRRLIEPTPRRSLRAN; translated from the coding sequence GTGAGTGAATCGCTGGTCCAGGCGAAGGCAGCGCTCCGCGACGAGATGCGTCGGCAGCTGTCGGCTGTCTCGGCGGAGCAGGCGTCGGCGATGTCGCTGAGCGTGTGTCGGCGCGTGATCGCGCACGACGCGTTCCTGAACTCCGACACGATCATGATGTACCTGCCGCTGCCGAACGAGGTTGATGTCTCGGCGGTGGCGCTGCGTTGCTTCCAGACGGGCCGGACGGTGTGCGTGCCGCGGGTCGACTGGGAGCGCAAGCGGATGACGGCGATCGAGGTGCGCGACTTCGAGACGGGCCTGCAGGAGACGCGCAACGGGGTTCGCGAGCCGGTGTCGGGCCGTCCGATCCCGCTCGAACAGATCGGGCTGGTGCTGGCGCCCGGGCTGGCGTTCGACGCGCTCGGGTCGCGCCTGGGTCGGGGCGGGGGGTTCTACGACCGGTTCCTGTCAGGTGATCCGTCGAACGAGCGGCTTCGCAGCCATCGCTGGTTCACGGCGGGCGTCTGCTTCGATTTCCAAGTGGTGGATCGCGTCCCGACCGATGAACTGGACATCAGACTCGACGCGGTGGTGACCGATCGCCGGCTCATCGAGCCCACGCCGCGCCGGAGTTTGAGGGCGAACTGA
- the rpmB gene encoding 50S ribosomal protein L28 — translation MPRVCHFTGKKTTFGKRRVYRGQKITKGGFGLKPTGITRRTFKPNIQTAVALVDGRAQRIKVSAAAIRAGLVVKPVKRRYGYTRQQKQNAA, via the coding sequence ATGCCGCGCGTGTGCCATTTCACCGGGAAGAAGACTACTTTCGGCAAGCGTCGCGTCTATCGCGGCCAGAAGATCACGAAGGGCGGCTTCGGTCTGAAGCCCACGGGCATCACGCGCCGCACCTTCAAGCCGAATATCCAGACGGCGGTGGCGCTGGTCGACGGTCGCGCGCAGCGGATCAAGGTCTCGGCCGCGGCGATCCGCGCCGGGCTGGTCGTGAAGCCGGTGAAGCGTCGCTACGGGTACACCCGTCAGCAGAAGCAGAACGCGGCGTAA
- a CDS encoding L,D-transpeptidase family protein, with amino-acid sequence MTSNRSYMMSNASRRRRRAQRRNLAIAVVGIGGAVLLLGWLVVPTGEKAPPTDAIGPASTPSPVVASPSPFGPSNANAADRAPVSQSSALAPTQSESRPSAMLPDPQPIVRAEPPTPANATVIEMGAPTQRNAEPDLAQASVPAPTESAQTPAPAPRRPQSSPSGVLPASAATGDLLARADALVAQGKPVDARDILNRALFDGATREADREAIRARIAGINETVVFGRAVVAGDKVTGSYTIAPGDSLARIVSREGLDIDWRLLAQVNSISDPRRIRVGQSIKTLKGPFHAVVYKSKFRLDLYANATDSAGNRLFIRSFRVGLGEAGSTPVGAFVVRPNSKLINPVWTNPRTGEYFAADNPMNPIGEHWIGLDPANEASAAYTQYGLHGTIEPGSIGREMSMGCVRLDAPDIELLYGFLVETKSTVDILP; translated from the coding sequence ATGACCAGCAACCGGTCCTACATGATGTCGAACGCGTCGCGTCGGCGTCGTCGTGCGCAGCGTCGGAACCTCGCGATCGCGGTCGTGGGGATCGGCGGCGCGGTGCTCCTGCTGGGTTGGCTCGTCGTGCCGACCGGGGAGAAGGCGCCCCCGACCGACGCGATCGGCCCGGCGTCGACGCCCTCGCCGGTGGTTGCGAGCCCGTCGCCGTTCGGCCCGTCGAACGCGAACGCCGCCGATCGTGCCCCGGTGTCGCAGTCCTCGGCGCTTGCGCCCACGCAGAGCGAGAGCCGCCCGAGCGCGATGCTTCCCGATCCTCAGCCCATCGTGCGGGCCGAGCCCCCGACGCCGGCCAACGCGACGGTCATCGAGATGGGCGCGCCGACTCAGCGGAACGCCGAGCCCGACCTGGCGCAGGCGAGCGTCCCGGCGCCGACCGAGTCGGCCCAGACCCCTGCGCCGGCCCCGCGGCGCCCCCAGTCGTCGCCCTCGGGCGTGCTTCCCGCGTCGGCGGCGACGGGCGATCTGCTCGCGCGGGCCGACGCGCTGGTCGCGCAGGGCAAGCCGGTGGACGCGCGCGACATCCTGAACCGCGCACTGTTCGACGGCGCGACGCGCGAAGCGGACCGCGAGGCGATCCGCGCGCGCATCGCCGGCATCAACGAGACGGTCGTCTTCGGGCGCGCCGTCGTCGCTGGCGACAAGGTGACGGGCTCGTACACGATCGCGCCGGGCGATTCGCTCGCGCGGATCGTCAGCCGCGAGGGCCTGGACATCGACTGGCGACTGCTGGCGCAGGTGAACTCCATCAGCGATCCGCGTCGCATCCGCGTTGGTCAGTCGATCAAGACGCTGAAGGGCCCCTTCCACGCGGTGGTGTACAAGAGCAAGTTCCGGCTCGACCTCTACGCGAACGCGACCGACAGCGCCGGGAACCGGCTGTTCATCCGCTCGTTCCGCGTCGGCCTGGGCGAGGCAGGCAGCACCCCGGTCGGGGCCTTCGTCGTGCGACCCAACAGCAAGCTCATCAACCCGGTGTGGACGAACCCGCGCACGGGCGAGTACTTCGCGGCCGACAACCCGATGAACCCCATCGGCGAGCACTGGATCGGCCTCGATCCCGCGAACGAGGCGTCGGCTGCGTACACGCAGTACGGCCTGCACGGCACCATCGAGCCGGGCTCGATCGGTCGCGAGATGTCGATGGGCTGTGTGCGACTCGACGCGCCCGACATCGAGCTGCTCTACGGCTTCCTGGTCGAGACGAAATCAACGGTCGACATCCTGCCCTGA
- a CDS encoding transcription elongation factor GreA codes for MEFLTPEEHASLSAKLAELKKVRPEIAKRIEEARALGDLKENGDYHAAREDQAMNEAEVRRLEERLAGAKVVEKQEGMETIVFIGSTVRLKDLDRGDDDLYKLVGEPSGKVTLEYVEVSVNSPMGEALMKSRVGDTVRVDAPRGVKRFEVVEILA; via the coding sequence ATGGAATTCCTCACGCCCGAAGAGCACGCCTCCCTCTCCGCGAAACTCGCCGAACTGAAGAAGGTCCGGCCCGAGATCGCCAAGCGCATCGAGGAGGCGCGCGCTCTCGGAGACCTCAAAGAGAACGGCGACTACCACGCCGCCCGCGAGGACCAGGCCATGAACGAGGCCGAGGTCCGCCGGCTCGAGGAACGCCTCGCCGGCGCCAAGGTCGTCGAGAAGCAGGAAGGCATGGAGACCATCGTCTTCATCGGCTCCACCGTGCGCCTCAAGGACCTCGACCGCGGCGACGACGACCTCTACAAGCTCGTGGGCGAGCCCTCCGGCAAGGTCACCCTCGAGTACGTCGAGGTCTCGGTCAACAGCCCCATGGGCGAGGCCCTGATGAAGTCGCGCGTGGGCGACACGGTGCGCGTCGACGCGCCGCGAGGCGTCAAGCGCTTCGAGGTCGTCGAGATCCTCGCCTGA
- a CDS encoding flavin reductase — protein sequence MERQATDSLRKPAAPSPQRDEALSRIGSGLWLMTSSFEDARAGVVVRWVQRAGVEPPLLSVALRKGHPIEPLIRDSRAFALNMLSPDQSALERRFSNGLAERFGDPFDTIETDRLVSRSPCLRRSALSIDCELFRHFDLEVESAMYVGLVLAARCA from the coding sequence TTGGAGCGTCAGGCCACGGACAGTCTGCGCAAGCCCGCCGCCCCGTCCCCCCAGCGCGACGAGGCGCTGTCGCGCATCGGCAGCGGGCTGTGGCTCATGACCTCGTCCTTCGAGGACGCACGGGCCGGGGTCGTCGTGCGATGGGTCCAGCGCGCCGGGGTCGAGCCCCCCCTGCTCAGCGTCGCGCTGCGCAAGGGGCACCCGATCGAGCCCCTGATCCGCGACAGCCGCGCTTTCGCGCTCAACATGCTCAGCCCCGACCAGAGCGCCCTCGAGCGCCGCTTCAGCAACGGGCTGGCCGAGCGCTTCGGCGACCCATTCGACACCATCGAGACCGATCGGCTGGTGTCGCGCTCACCCTGCCTGCGCCGCTCGGCGCTGTCGATCGATTGCGAACTCTTCCGCCACTTCGACCTCGAGGTCGAGAGCGCGATGTACGTCGGCCTCGTCCTCGCCGCGCGGTGCGCCTGA
- a CDS encoding thioredoxin domain-containing protein translates to MSSVHPPSPTADRRPNRLAGESSPYLLQHAHNPVEWFPWGPEAFEEARRRRVPIFLSVGYSTCYWCHVMERESFENPSIGAQMSRDFVCIKVDREERPEVDDIAMHACQALTGRGGWPTSVFLTPPGARAETDPGLEPFWAGTYFPPEPRHGLPSFQQVLGGIANAWNTQREQVLGQSERIADMLRELLGQRTLPVRLGAHEIDSATNALVRMYDRVYGGFGTAGSGPKFPQPVFLEFLLDRFADPVDDATKGAIKAALMHTLDRMTLGGIHDQLAGGFHRYSVDPAWVVPHFEKMLYDNAQLASTYARASEAFGEDADEPDALYARTVRLTLDYALREMQLPGGAFASAQDAEVDGMEGANYLWTPDDLAQTLTSDEASFAAHVYGLDRGPNFKDPHHEHLPPKNVLLLGERPEEIAARFNLTTEQFYARLDQIRWKMLGARAKRTQPLRDDKVIVSWNGLMLSALAHGAMLLRESRYLDAANRAAAFILSAMRNDKGELVRVWRDGRVGTTAVLEDYAMLAQGLIAMHRASTRLNRGTAPQLERALSILDEAFALFACPDTGALFDTRDGRDDLVVRAISRADGAMPSGQSVMLHALLDAHEITRDDKHLERAGRLLAAMSRAVHDTPLGAINSTRALRRVLALDPALLDRFGMTESPERFGPDLDPSEPIAPPVEVFADVDGFHLAEGDMQEFTIELRIREGFHITANQPYDESTTGKRVDGLEGLQVGVTGGRGVILSCDYPAGTPFEPAIAKGTLAPILVHSGTVRLDITALRTTDAWEGEPKVAVRFQACNDRECLQAMTAVLEVGMTRKEA, encoded by the coding sequence ATGTCCTCGGTCCACCCGCCCTCCCCGACTGCCGACCGACGCCCCAACCGCCTCGCCGGCGAGTCGAGCCCCTACCTCCTCCAGCACGCCCACAACCCCGTCGAGTGGTTCCCCTGGGGCCCCGAGGCCTTCGAAGAGGCCCGCCGCCGCCGCGTCCCCATCTTCCTCTCCGTCGGATACAGCACCTGCTACTGGTGCCATGTCATGGAGCGCGAGTCCTTCGAGAACCCCTCCATCGGCGCCCAGATGTCGCGCGACTTCGTCTGCATCAAGGTCGATCGCGAGGAACGACCCGAGGTCGACGACATCGCCATGCACGCCTGCCAGGCCCTCACCGGGCGCGGCGGGTGGCCCACCTCCGTCTTCCTCACACCCCCCGGCGCACGCGCCGAGACCGACCCCGGGCTCGAGCCCTTCTGGGCCGGGACCTATTTCCCCCCCGAGCCGCGCCACGGCCTGCCCTCCTTCCAACAGGTCCTCGGGGGCATAGCCAACGCCTGGAACACCCAGCGCGAGCAGGTCCTCGGGCAGTCCGAACGCATCGCCGACATGTTGCGCGAACTCCTCGGCCAGCGCACCCTCCCGGTGCGACTCGGCGCGCACGAGATCGACAGCGCCACCAACGCGCTCGTGCGCATGTACGACCGCGTCTACGGCGGCTTCGGCACGGCCGGCTCCGGGCCCAAATTCCCCCAGCCCGTCTTCCTCGAGTTCCTCCTCGACCGCTTCGCCGACCCGGTCGACGACGCGACGAAGGGCGCCATCAAGGCCGCCCTCATGCACACCCTCGACCGCATGACCCTCGGGGGCATCCACGACCAACTCGCCGGCGGCTTCCATCGCTACAGCGTCGACCCCGCGTGGGTCGTCCCCCACTTCGAGAAGATGCTCTACGACAACGCGCAACTCGCCTCCACCTACGCGCGCGCCAGCGAGGCCTTCGGCGAAGACGCCGACGAGCCCGACGCGCTCTACGCGCGCACCGTCCGCCTCACCCTCGACTACGCCCTCCGCGAGATGCAACTCCCCGGCGGCGCCTTCGCCAGCGCGCAGGACGCAGAGGTCGACGGCATGGAGGGCGCCAACTACCTCTGGACGCCCGACGACCTCGCGCAGACGCTCACGAGCGACGAGGCGTCCTTCGCCGCCCATGTCTACGGCCTCGATCGCGGCCCCAACTTCAAGGACCCCCACCACGAGCACCTGCCCCCGAAGAATGTGCTTTTGCTGGGCGAACGACCCGAAGAGATCGCCGCTCGCTTCAACCTGACCACCGAGCAGTTCTACGCCCGGCTCGACCAGATCCGCTGGAAGATGCTCGGCGCACGCGCCAAACGCACCCAGCCCCTGCGCGACGACAAGGTCATCGTCTCGTGGAACGGGTTGATGCTCAGCGCCCTCGCGCACGGCGCGATGCTGCTGCGCGAATCGCGCTACCTCGACGCCGCCAACCGCGCCGCCGCGTTCATCCTCTCCGCGATGCGCAACGACAAGGGCGAACTCGTGCGCGTCTGGCGCGATGGGCGCGTGGGCACCACCGCCGTGCTCGAGGACTACGCCATGCTCGCGCAGGGGCTCATCGCGATGCACCGCGCGTCCACCCGGCTCAACCGGGGCACAGCGCCCCAACTCGAACGCGCGCTCTCCATCCTCGACGAAGCGTTCGCTCTTTTCGCCTGCCCCGACACCGGCGCGCTCTTCGACACCCGCGACGGGCGCGACGACCTGGTCGTCCGCGCCATCTCGCGCGCCGACGGCGCCATGCCGAGCGGGCAGTCCGTGATGCTGCACGCCCTCCTCGACGCGCACGAGATCACGCGCGACGACAAGCACCTCGAACGCGCCGGCCGGCTCCTCGCCGCGATGAGCCGCGCCGTGCACGACACGCCGTTGGGCGCGATCAACTCGACGCGCGCGCTCCGGCGCGTCCTCGCGCTCGACCCGGCGCTCCTCGACCGCTTCGGCATGACCGAATCGCCCGAGCGCTTCGGCCCCGACCTCGACCCCAGCGAGCCCATCGCCCCGCCCGTCGAGGTCTTCGCCGATGTCGACGGCTTCCACCTCGCAGAGGGCGACATGCAGGAGTTCACCATCGAACTGCGCATCCGCGAGGGCTTCCACATCACCGCCAACCAGCCCTACGACGAGAGCACCACCGGCAAACGCGTCGACGGCCTCGAAGGCCTCCAGGTCGGCGTCACCGGGGGCCGCGGCGTCATCCTCTCGTGCGACTACCCCGCCGGAACCCCCTTCGAGCCAGCGATCGCCAAGGGCACGCTCGCGCCCATCCTCGTCCACTCGGGCACGGTGCGCCTCGACATCACCGCCCTGCGCACCACCGACGCGTGGGAAGGCGAGCCGAAAGTCGCCGTGCGCTTCCAGGCGTGCAACGACCGGGAGTGCCTGCAGGCGATGACGGCGGTTTTGGAGGTTGGGATGACGAGGAAGGAAGCGTGA